In the Armatimonadota bacterium genome, one interval contains:
- a CDS encoding type II toxin-antitoxin system VapC family toxin produces the protein MGRATGLVIDTSALVAVERESGPWEEVLASAGDEPAVLPAIVYAELLAGVRLADDPARAARRRAKIDALITRIPIVEFGPEIAERWAEVFATLSRRGRLIPANDLAVAATALHLGFGVLVGPQDDAHFRAIPGLRVLTL, from the coding sequence ATGGGCCGTGCGACCGGGCTCGTCATAGACACCAGCGCACTGGTGGCCGTCGAGCGCGAATCGGGGCCATGGGAGGAAGTCCTTGCATCTGCCGGTGACGAACCCGCTGTCCTCCCGGCGATCGTCTACGCTGAACTCCTGGCGGGCGTGCGCCTGGCGGATGACCCTGCCCGTGCCGCCCGGCGACGTGCCAAGATCGACGCGCTGATCACGCGGATCCCGATCGTTGAATTTGGCCCCGAGATCGCCGAACGATGGGCGGAGGTGTTCGCGACATTGAGCCGCCGGGGTCGCCTGATCCCGGCCAATGACCTTGCTGTCGCCGCAACCGCACTGCATCTGGGCTTCGGTGTCCTGGTAGGGCCTCAGGATGACGCGCACTTCCGAGCCATACCCGGGCTGCGAGTCTTGACCCTGTAG
- a CDS encoding type II toxin-antitoxin system Phd/YefM family antitoxin produces the protein MLATMEHRVSATEIARNLGDILNRVRCKGDAFVVERNGKPIARIIPLPAAPHTSVRDALTAWRAAGAPDPAFAGDLERIGEADRIPEDAWAVRPGSS, from the coding sequence ATGCTAGCTACAATGGAGCATCGAGTATCCGCCACCGAGATTGCCCGGAATCTGGGCGATATCCTTAACAGGGTGCGCTGCAAGGGAGATGCCTTCGTGGTGGAGCGGAATGGAAAGCCGATTGCCCGGATCATCCCGCTGCCCGCAGCCCCCCACACCTCGGTCCGGGATGCTCTCACCGCGTGGCGCGCAGCCGGAGCGCCCGACCCCGCGTTTGCCGGTGATCTGGAACGCATCGGTGAGGCAGACCGCATTCCGGAGGACGCATGGGCCGTGCGACCGGGCTCGTCATAG
- a CDS encoding HNH endonuclease, which produces MDPAPDPPSASLPSTSVSFAGLLSAAARLSDAELTAQVGRLAHAEREAAVSLIANLAELDRRRLYLAAGHSSLFVYCTRVLHLSEHAAYRRIEAARLARRLPVVLERLAEGTVTLTTLCLLAAHLTPQNHAELLEQARYKGRREVEILVAALRPQPPVPDQVRKLPTPSQPAPPPALHSPDFTAQAAAPPPAPALPPAPAPPPDRPPIVAPLAPQRYRIQLTVDADTVQKLRGVQALLRHQIPDGDLAKILNRALTVLLRDLAKQKFGATDRPRSSPGAAAGSRHVPAEVRRAVWARDGGRCGFVGEGGRCAEQDFLEFHHVVPHAAGGAATVDNIQLRCRAHNAYEAHCIHGLFDDA; this is translated from the coding sequence ATGGACCCAGCCCCCGACCCACCATCCGCCAGCCTCCCATCCACCAGCGTCTCATTCGCGGGGCTGCTCTCCGCGGCGGCCCGGCTCTCGGACGCCGAGCTGACCGCGCAGGTCGGGCGCCTCGCCCACGCCGAGCGGGAGGCGGCGGTCTCACTCATCGCGAACCTGGCGGAGCTCGACCGGCGGCGCCTGTACCTGGCCGCGGGCCATTCTTCGCTCTTTGTGTACTGCACGCGTGTACTCCATCTCTCGGAGCACGCCGCGTACCGGCGCATCGAGGCGGCCCGCCTGGCCCGGCGCCTGCCGGTAGTCCTCGAGCGCTTGGCCGAGGGGACGGTGACCCTTACGACGCTTTGCCTCCTGGCCGCGCACCTGACACCCCAGAACCACGCCGAACTCCTCGAACAGGCCCGCTACAAGGGCCGTCGCGAGGTCGAGATCCTCGTCGCCGCGCTGCGCCCCCAGCCCCCGGTTCCGGATCAGGTTCGGAAGCTCCCGACCCCGAGTCAACCAGCGCCGCCGCCGGCCCTGCATTCGCCGGACTTCACTGCACAGGCAGCCGCGCCCCCCCCGGCGCCCGCACTGCCCCCGGCACCCGCACCGCCCCCGGATCGCCCGCCCATCGTGGCGCCCCTTGCGCCCCAGCGCTACCGGATCCAGCTCACGGTTGACGCCGATACCGTACAGAAGCTGCGGGGAGTGCAGGCGCTGTTGCGCCACCAGATCCCGGACGGCGATCTGGCGAAGATCCTCAATCGGGCCCTGACGGTGCTACTACGCGACCTGGCCAAGCAGAAGTTCGGGGCGACCGACCGGCCGCGTTCGAGCCCAGGCGCGGCGGCTGGCTCGCGCCATGTCCCAGCCGAGGTCAGGCGGGCAGTCTGGGCGCGCGACGGCGGGCGCTGCGGCTTCGTGGGCGAGGGCGGCCGCTGCGCAGAGCAGGACTTCCTGGAGTTCCACCACGTGGTGCCCCACGCGGCGGGAGGGGCGGCGACGGTGGACAACATCCAGCTCCGGTGCCGCGCCCACAACGCCTACGAGGCCCACTGCATACACGGCCTATTCGACGATGCCTGA
- a CDS encoding nucleotidyltransferase domain-containing protein — MSVRVWKRDPNAVLSRLQAWAQQLGEDPRVLAVVLFGSLARGEATAASDADVLIVLRDSVEEFGERMVRYKPVGLGVSVEVFPYTLDEARRALRDGRGVIGVALREGRVLLPRGRGQEAVGELLNAPA, encoded by the coding sequence GTGAGCGTCAGAGTCTGGAAGCGTGACCCCAACGCAGTTCTGTCCAGGCTCCAGGCCTGGGCGCAGCAACTGGGCGAGGACCCCAGGGTGCTGGCCGTGGTGCTCTTTGGCTCGCTGGCCCGTGGCGAGGCCACGGCAGCGAGCGACGCCGACGTGCTGATCGTACTGCGGGACTCGGTGGAGGAGTTCGGCGAGCGCATGGTGCGCTACAAGCCGGTCGGACTTGGGGTCAGCGTGGAGGTCTTCCCCTACACACTGGACGAGGCGCGGAGGGCGCTCAGGGACGGCCGGGGAGTGATCGGCGTCGCGCTGAGGGAAGGGCGGGTGCTGCTCCCTAGGGGGCGCGGCCAGGAGGCCGTGGGCGAGTTGCTGAACGCTCCCGCCTGA
- a CDS encoding helix-turn-helix domain-containing protein: MASTSTTITRSARMERIKAKPLREWFGQTQEQFATAVGVGRRTVARWEAAGTGPERYTAEGKVAADITEIRKLATRLMGEKTAKEWLHAPMPLLAGRTPIDTILTDRASTVLRILREDLEGGY, translated from the coding sequence ATGGCATCCACATCTACTACCATTACGCGCTCCGCAAGGATGGAGCGCATCAAGGCCAAGCCCCTGCGGGAATGGTTCGGCCAGACGCAGGAGCAGTTCGCCACTGCGGTCGGCGTGGGCCGGCGCACTGTGGCCCGCTGGGAGGCCGCGGGCACCGGTCCTGAGCGGTACACCGCTGAGGGCAAGGTGGCTGCTGACATCACCGAGATCCGCAAGCTGGCCACGAGGTTGATGGGTGAGAAGACCGCCAAGGAATGGCTGCACGCGCCGATGCCGCTGCTCGCCGGACGGACCCCCATCGACACCATCCTCACGGACCGCGCCTCAACGGTCCTGCGCATCCTGCGCGAGGACCTGGAAGGCGGGTACTGA
- a CDS encoding Uma2 family endonuclease, with protein MPVQLLTRRFTVEEYYRMAQAGILSEDDRVELIEGAIVEMAAIGSRHAACVGRLTALFPPVQAGGIVWVQNPIRIGEHSEPQPDLALLRPRPDFYASAHPGPGDAFLLVEVSETSADADREVKVPLYARAGIPEVWLADLEGEVIEIYRQPSPEGYREGRKVRRGEALSPEAFPNLTLAADEILG; from the coding sequence ATGCCCGTCCAGCTGCTGACGCGCCGCTTCACGGTGGAGGAGTACTACCGCATGGCCCAGGCCGGGATTCTCTCCGAGGACGATCGGGTCGAGCTGATCGAGGGAGCGATCGTCGAGATGGCCGCGATTGGGAGCAGACATGCTGCGTGCGTCGGCCGACTCACGGCCCTCTTCCCCCCCGTGCAGGCCGGGGGAATTGTGTGGGTCCAGAACCCCATCCGCATCGGAGAGCATTCCGAACCGCAACCCGACCTGGCGTTGCTCCGCCCGCGGCCTGACTTCTACGCCTCCGCGCATCCGGGCCCCGGCGATGCCTTCCTGCTCGTTGAGGTGTCCGAGACGTCCGCCGACGCCGACCGTGAGGTGAAGGTGCCCCTCTACGCCCGCGCGGGCATCCCCGAGGTTTGGCTGGCGGATCTGGAAGGCGAGGTCATCGAGATCTACCGGCAGCCCTCGCCCGAGGGCTACCGCGAAGGTCGGAAGGTCCGCCGCGGCGAGGCGCTGTCCCCTGAAGCTTTCCCCAACCTGACACTGGCCGCGGACGAGATACTGGGCTGA
- a CDS encoding RNA-binding S4 domain-containing protein, with product MRLDKFLQSSRLVKRRAMANRLCDAGRVALNGRRAKPAAEVEVGDLVEVNFGPRQLVVKVLRLPEGRPSPEPPYEIVEDRRTLEAW from the coding sequence GTGCGCCTAGACAAGTTCCTCCAGTCCAGCCGCCTCGTGAAGCGGCGCGCCATGGCGAACCGCCTGTGCGACGCCGGGCGTGTGGCGTTGAACGGCCGCCGGGCCAAACCCGCCGCCGAGGTCGAGGTGGGCGATCTGGTTGAAGTGAACTTCGGCCCCCGGCAGCTCGTGGTGAAGGTGCTGCGCCTGCCCGAGGGGCGTCCGTCCCCTGAGCCGCCATACGAGATCGTAGAGGATCGGCGCACGCTGGAGGCGTGGTAG
- a CDS encoding phosphopyruvate hydratase, which yields MPMITSITAREIIDSRGNPTVEADVTLSDGATGRAAVPSGASVGEHEALELRDGDKARYLGKGVRAAVALVCEQIAPRLSGADPLDQAAIDRAMLEMDGTDNKSRLGANAILAVSLAVAKAAAASRGQPLWRSLGGEAACLLPVPLMNIINGGAHADNRIDVQEFMIAAAGLPTFAEALRAGVEVFHHLKKALHAQGMSTAVGDEGGFAPDLPSTEAAIEAVLAAIESAGYRPGRDIAVALDVAASSLFERGAQGAGGGTYNFAGEGLRRTGPEVIEFLAALVERYPIVSIEDGLDENAWPDWKALTARLGGRVQIVGDDLFVTNPRLLRRGIAEGVGNAILVKLNQIGSLTETLKTIGIARAAGYASIISHRSGETEDTTIADLAVATGAGQIKTGAPSRSERVAKYNQLLRIEEALGARARYAGWAAFPVGARK from the coding sequence ATGCCCATGATCACCAGCATCACCGCACGCGAGATCATTGACTCACGCGGCAACCCCACGGTCGAGGCCGACGTCACGCTGAGCGACGGGGCAACCGGCCGTGCCGCGGTGCCCTCGGGCGCCTCGGTGGGCGAGCACGAGGCGCTGGAGCTGCGCGACGGCGATAAAGCGCGCTACCTGGGAAAGGGCGTGCGCGCGGCCGTCGCCCTGGTGTGCGAGCAGATCGCGCCCCGGCTGTCCGGCGCCGATCCCCTCGACCAGGCCGCGATAGACCGTGCGATGCTCGAGATGGACGGCACCGACAACAAGAGCCGGCTCGGCGCCAACGCGATCCTGGCGGTCTCGCTGGCCGTGGCTAAGGCCGCCGCCGCCTCGCGGGGACAGCCGCTGTGGCGGTCGCTGGGCGGTGAGGCGGCGTGCCTGCTTCCCGTGCCTCTGATGAACATCATCAACGGCGGCGCGCACGCGGACAACAGGATTGACGTACAGGAGTTCATGATCGCCGCGGCCGGCCTGCCCACGTTCGCCGAAGCGCTGCGGGCCGGGGTCGAGGTCTTCCACCACCTGAAGAAGGCGCTGCACGCCCAGGGCATGAGCACCGCGGTGGGCGACGAAGGTGGCTTCGCGCCCGACCTGCCGTCCACCGAGGCCGCGATCGAGGCGGTGCTGGCGGCGATAGAGTCGGCGGGATACCGGCCGGGTCGCGACATCGCGGTGGCGCTCGACGTGGCGGCAAGCAGCCTGTTCGAGCGCGGCGCGCAGGGCGCCGGAGGCGGTACCTACAACTTCGCGGGCGAGGGCCTGCGGCGCACGGGCCCTGAGGTGATCGAGTTCCTGGCCGCCCTGGTCGAGCGCTATCCCATCGTCTCGATCGAGGACGGCCTGGACGAGAACGCCTGGCCCGACTGGAAAGCGCTGACGGCGCGCCTCGGCGGCCGGGTGCAGATCGTGGGCGACGACCTGTTTGTAACGAACCCCCGGTTACTGCGCCGCGGCATCGCCGAGGGGGTCGGCAACGCGATCCTGGTCAAGCTCAACCAGATCGGCTCGCTGACCGAGACGCTCAAGACGATTGGGATCGCGCGGGCGGCGGGCTACGCCTCGATCATCTCCCACCGCTCCGGCGAGACCGAGGATACCACGATCGCCGACCTGGCCGTGGCCACCGGCGCCGGCCAGATCAAGACCGGCGCGCCCTCGCGCAGCGAGCGCGTGGCCAAGTACAACCAGCTCCTGCGGATCGAGGAGGCCCTGGGCGCACGGGCGCGGTACGCGGGTTGGGCGGCGTTCCCGGTGGGCGCGCGGAAGTAG